The Fragaria vesca subsp. vesca linkage group LG2, FraVesHawaii_1.0, whole genome shotgun sequence genome includes a window with the following:
- the LOC101296174 gene encoding GATA transcription factor 11-like yields MTAVSADVTKLPKRESTTMDALPLDDNINQLLEHFYDDDTIKALDFPMEDIDATDEDWKTQLQGLEPYYESSFQYLSTSYEGTSGVTAITTSGRSSLQSNDFFDQKHMHLIPTHSPVSVLKSQSESQSSGSAQHLRPLEPNFMNIRAPEPSFVNPVKKKRTQCRRARPANFSHRFTFPCVSSNSSVSDNFYRFETFLTEEMLNPDKRRQKKKNPSFQETGEISETKRCVEPGENRETKRCTHCAVTKTPQWREGPLGPKTLCNACGVRYRSGRLFPEYRPAASPTFVPAVHSNSHKKVIELRNKGCQAS; encoded by the exons ATGACGGCCGTCTCCGCTGACGTAACCAAGCTCCCAAAGCGTGAG AGTACTACTATGGATGCTTTGCCTTTGGATGATAACATTAACCAACTGTTGGAGCACTTTTACGATGACGATACCATTAAGGCTCTTGATTTCCCCATGGAGGACATTGATGCCACCGACGAGGATTGGAAGACTCAACTCCAGGGACTTGAGCCGTACTATGAATCGAGTTTCCAGTACCTTTCCACTTCG TATGAAGGTACTTCGGGTGTAACTGCTATAACCACCAGCGGCAGAAGCAGTCTCCAAAGCAACGATTTCTTTGATCAAAAGCACATGCACCTGATCCCAACCCATAGTCCGGTGTCTGTCCTTAAAAGCCAGAGTGAAAGCCAAAGTTCTGGCTCGGCTCAACACCTGAGACCCTTGGAGCCTAATTTCATGAACATCAGAGCCCCCGAACCCAGTTTCGTCAACCCGGTGAAGAAGAAGCGTACACAATGCAGGCGTGCACGCCCTGCTAATTTCAGTCACCGGTTCACCTTCCCATGTGTGTCGTCCAATTCCAGTGTCTCCGACAATTTTTATCGTTTTGAAACCTTTCTGACTGAGGAGATGTTGAATCCTGACAAGAGAAGACAGAAGAAAAAGAATCCCTCCTTTCAGGAAACGGGTGAGATTAGTGAAACCAAAAGATGCGTGGAACCAGGCGAGAATCGAGAGACTAAAAGATGTACGCACTGTGCGGTTACGAAGACCCCACAGTGGAGGGAAGGGCCACTGGGGCCTAAGACCCTCTGCAATGCATGTGGAGTTCGTTACAGGTCTGGCCGCCTCTTTCCCGAGTACCGCCCTGCAGCAAGCCCTACGTTCGTTCCAGCAGTGCATTCAAACTCCCACAAGAAGGTTATAGAGTTGAGAAACAAGGGTTGCCAAGCGAGCTAG